The following proteins come from a genomic window of Streptomyces liliiviolaceus:
- a CDS encoding DsbA family oxidoreductase yields the protein MSDGPQPQPSLSARSLAPAPVEVVEYTDPLCPWAWGSEPVFRKLRAALAGRVRWRRAYAILFDHDDDPPPDPAAETAWYARYVEEISSHSRAPRPVRLSRMPADSWPSSLVAKAAVPQGEEVAERVLRRLRESVFVLGEPADTPDLALAAVKGVPDLDTRRLALDAASGAVLEQVRADRLEARRPVAEVLSAQGGSPHPGAAKETDEGGHRYALPTLLVRTADEYRVVPGWRPFEEYAAAVEELSPGLSAAPARLTPAHALERYRSLTDPERLLLTEGHWPPPGAVRVDTAGGPLWLHPDEAATHPAAP from the coding sequence GTGAGCGACGGGCCGCAGCCCCAACCGTCACTGTCCGCCCGGTCGTTGGCCCCGGCGCCGGTCGAAGTCGTCGAGTACACCGACCCGTTGTGCCCCTGGGCCTGGGGATCGGAGCCCGTCTTCCGGAAGTTGCGGGCGGCGCTGGCCGGCCGGGTCCGCTGGCGGCGGGCGTACGCGATCCTCTTCGACCACGACGACGATCCGCCACCGGACCCGGCGGCGGAGACGGCCTGGTACGCGCGCTACGTCGAGGAGATCAGCTCGCACAGCCGGGCCCCGCGCCCCGTGCGGCTCAGCCGTATGCCGGCCGACTCCTGGCCCTCCTCGCTCGTCGCCAAGGCCGCCGTCCCGCAGGGCGAGGAGGTGGCCGAGCGGGTGCTGCGGCGGCTGCGGGAGAGCGTCTTCGTGCTCGGGGAACCGGCGGACACCCCCGACTTGGCGCTGGCCGCGGTCAAGGGCGTACCGGATCTGGACACGCGGCGGCTGGCGCTCGACGCCGCCTCCGGGGCGGTGCTGGAACAGGTGCGCGCCGACCGGCTGGAGGCCCGCCGTCCCGTGGCCGAGGTGCTCTCCGCGCAGGGCGGGTCCCCGCATCCGGGCGCGGCCAAGGAGACCGACGAGGGCGGACACCGGTACGCCCTGCCGACCCTGCTCGTCCGGACCGCGGACGAGTACCGCGTCGTACCCGGCTGGCGACCCTTCGAGGAGTACGCGGCGGCCGTCGAGGAGCTGAGCCCCGGGCTGTCGGCTGCCCCCGCCCGGCTCACTCCGGCGCACGCGCTGGAGCGCTACCGCAGCCTCACCGATCCGGAGCGGCTGCTGCTGACGGAGGGCCACTGGCCGCCCCCGGGAGCCGTGCGCGTGGACACGGCGGGCGGACCCCTGTGGCTGCACCCCGACGAGGCGGCGACCCACCCCGCCGCACCCTGA